From Homo sapiens chromosome 6, GRCh38.p14 Primary Assembly, the proteins below share one genomic window:
- the OR14J1 gene encoding olfactory receptor 14J1: MVNLTSMSGFLLMGFSDERKLQILHALVFLVTYLLALTGNLLIITIITVDRRLHSPMYYFLKHLSLLDLCFISVTVPQSIANSLMGNGYISLVQCILQVFFFIALASSEVAILTVMSYDRYAAICQPLHYETIMDPRACRHAVIAVWIAGGLSGLMHAAINFSIPLCGKRVIHQFFCDVPQMLKLACSYEFINEIALAAFTTSAAFICLISIVLSYIRIFSTVLRIPSAEGRTKVFSTCLPHLFVATFFLSAAGFEFLRLPSDSSSTVDLVFSVFYTVIPPTLNPVIYSLRNDSMKAALRKMLSKEELPQRKMCLKAMFKL, encoded by the coding sequence ATGGTCAATTTGACTTCAATGAGTGGATTCCTTCTTATGGGGTTTTCTGATGAGCGTAAGCTTCAGATTTTACATGCATTGGTATTTCTGGTGACATACCTGCTGGCCTTGACAGGCAACCTcctcattatcaccatcattaccGTGGACCGTCGTCTCCATTCCCCcatgtattactttttaaagcacCTCTCTCTTCTGGACCTCTGCTTCATCTCTGTCACAGTCCCCCAGTCCATTGCAAATTCACTTATGGGCAACGGTTACATTTCTCTTGTTCAGTGCATTCTTCAGGTTTTCTTCTTCATAGCTCTGGCCTCATCAGAAGTGGCCATTCTCACAGTGATGTCTTATGACAGGTACGCAGCAATCTGTCAACCACTTCATTATGAGACTATTATGGATCCCCGTGCCTGTAGGCATGCAGTGATAGCTGTGTGGATTGCTGGGGGCCTCTCTGGGCTCATGCATGCTGCCATTAACTTCTCCATACCTCTCTGTGGGAAGAGAGTCATTCACCAATTCTTCTGTGATGTTCCTCAGATGCTGAAACTAGCCTGTTCTTATGAATTCATTAATGAGATTGCACTGGCTGCATTCACAACGTCTGCAGCATTTATCTGTTTGATCTCCATTGTGCTCTCCTACATTCGCATCTTCTCTACAGTGCTGAGAATCCCATCAGCTGAGGGCCGGACCAAGGTCTTCTCCACCTGCCTACCACACCTATTTGTAGCCACCTTCTTTCTTTCAGCTGCAGGCTTTGAGTTTCTCAGACTGCCTTCTGATTCCTCATCGACTGTGGACCTTGTATTCTCCGTATTCTATACTGTGATACCTCCAACACTCAATCCAGTCATTTATAGCTTACGGAATGATTCCATGAAGGCAGCACTGAGGAAGATGCTGTCAAAGGAAGAGCTTCCTCAGAGAAAAATGTGCTTAAAAGCCATGTTTAAACTCTGA